One Poecilia reticulata strain Guanapo linkage group LG4, Guppy_female_1.0+MT, whole genome shotgun sequence genomic window carries:
- the LOC103463821 gene encoding GTP-binding protein REM 2-like: MPTDVPEDRLSIEENAAKCDSMTLPSTPTVRRGSTPLPIKHQLRREEAVHDDMDWASGAVGPSPSTLGFGTALDDTPIVSVEGRHDGPLRIALLGQNGVGKSSLALAFAGDMDRAASVDSDGEGYVHTVSVDDEESTIVIYDNWRQDLSALQCEVCVLVFSVTDRRSFHRTAQLRLLLRETQPQTPIILVGNKSDLVRSREVTAQEAMSSAALYNCLYLEISASLDHRTPELLESAVRLARGQPPWPPGSSAEDMCGGGQRESITSRAKRFLTNLMPRYPREREVGKFLRQKSRSCHDLGAL, from the exons TGTGACAGCATGACTCTGCCCAGCACCCCCACGGTCCGCAGAGGAAGCACCCCTCTGCCCATAAAGCACCAGCTCAGACGAGAAGAAGCTGTTCACGATGACATGGACTGGGCCTCGGGAGCTGTCGGGCCTTCCCCCTCGACGCTCGGCTTCGGCACGGCCCTGGACGACACTCCCATTGTCTCCGTGGAGGGCAGGCACGACGGGCCGCTGCGGATCGCCCTGCTGGGTCAGAATGGAGTCGGGAAGTCCTCCCTGGCTCTCGCCTTTGCCGGCGACATGGACCGGGCTGCGTCGGTGGATTCCGACG GGGAGGGCTACGTGCACACAGTCAGTGTGGATGACGAGGAGAGCACCATCGTTATCTATGACAACTGGAGACAG GACCTGTCGGCTCTCCAGTGTGAAGTGTGTGTCCTGGTGTTCTCCGTGACCGACAGACGCAGTTTCCACCGCACGGCCCAGCTCCGTCTCCTCCTGAGAGAGACGCAGCCTCAGACTCCCATAATCCTCGTCGGTAACAAGAGCGACCTGGTTCGCTCGCGCGAGGTCACAGCTCAAG AGGCCATGTCCAGCGCTGCCCTCTACAACTGCCTGTATCTGGAGATCTCCGCCTCCCTGGACCACCGCACGCCGGAGCTCCTCGAGTCCGCTGTGCGACTAGCCAGAGGTCAGCCGCCGTGGCCCCCGGGATCCAGCGCGGAGGACATGTGCGGAGGGGGTCAGCGAGAGAGCATCACCTCGCGTGCTAAACGCTTCCTCACCAACCTGATGCCGCGGTACCCGCGCGAGAGGGAAGTTGGCAAGTTCCTGAGACAGAAGTCCCGTTCGTGCCACGACCTGGGGGCGCTGTGA